The nucleotide sequence GGCCAGGACCTTGATCCCAAGCCAGACAATGGGCGGCAGGATGGGGCCGTGCCAGCCGCCCAGGAAAAAGACGGCGATAAGCGCGCCCAGAAGCACCATGTTGACGTATTCGCCGACGAAGAAGAGCGCGAAACGCATGCCGGAATATTCGGTGTGGAAGCCGGCCTGCAGCTCGTTTTCGGCCTCGGGCAGGTCGAAGGGGATGCGCTTGGTTTCGGCCAGGGCGGCGATGATGAAGAGGATGAAGGCAAAGGGTTCGGTGACGGCAAAGGGCAGCCCGGACTGGGCGGCCACGATGTCGGAGAGGTCGAGCGAGCGCGCCCGCATGACCACGGGCACAAGCGACAGCCCCAGGGCCAGCTCGTAGCTGATCATCTGGGCCGCGCCGCGAATGCCGCCAAGCAGGCTGTACTTGTTGTCCGAGGTCCAAGCCCCCAGGGCCAGGCCGTAGACGGCCAGGGACGACAGGGCCAGGACCAGCAGCAGCCCGACGTTGGTGCGCACGATGACCTGGGGCACGGCGTGCCCCAGGATGGTGAGCGTCTCGCCAAAGGGCACCAGCATGAAGGCAAGTAGCGCCATGCCGGCGACCACGGCCGGGGCCACGAGGAAGATGCGGCGGTCCACGCCGTCGGGGATGATGTCTTCTTTCAGCAGCATCTTGAGGCCGTCGGCCAGGGGCTGGAGCAGGCCGAAGTAGCCGACCCGGTTGGGGCCGTAGCGGACCTGGAAGCGCCCGAGGAGCTTTCGCTCCAGGAGAATCATGTAGGCGGCCAGCCCCAGGGCCACAGCCAGGGCCACGGCCATTTTGACGAGCATGACGCCGACGCCGATGAGCAGTTCCGCGGTCATGACGTTTTCCTCCGGCCCAAGTCGTCTGGTCCAATCGTCGGGGGCAGGGCGGCGAATTGCGGCAGCCGGGGCACGACCACCACGCCAAGGGCCACGCCGCGATGCAGGCGTACGGCGGCCGTGGCCGGCGCGTCGCCGCAGTCCAGGGCGACCGTCGCGCCGTCGGCGAGGTTCAGCCCCGCCGCGTCGTCAGGATGGAGCAGGACCACGGCCGGGCCGGTCTTGTCGGCGGTGAGCGGCGCGTAGCGGGACAGCTCGTCGCCGCCGAAAAACGGCGTTTCCAGGACCACGGCCAGGCCTTCGGCCGGCTGGGCCGGAGGTGATTCGGGCGCGGCCGGCTCCCGGCCGGGGTAGGCCGGACGCTGGCCTTCGTCGGGAAGCGTCGCCGGGTCCAGGCCGGCCAGGACGGGATGGGCGGCCAGGGCCTCGGCCAGGGGATGGCGCGGCAGCTCCAAATTCAGGGCGCGGCCCAGGCGGTCGCACCAGAAGGCGGCCGGGGCCGGGTCCGTGCCAGGGAGCGGCCGGGCGTAGTCCCGGGGCGGATGGTCGCCCGCGCCGTCGGCCAGCACGGACAGGCTCGGGGCCTGGACCGGTTCGGCGCGCTGCAGCCGGCCGTCGCTGGCGGCCAGGGTCCCGCCGGTCTCGAACAGGGCGGCGGTAGGCAAGAACACCTGGGCGGCGGCCACGGTGGGCGTGGGCAGATGATCAAGGACGATCAGGGCCTCCAGGGCGGGGAGGCGAGCGGCCAGGGCCGGGGCGGCGGTAAAGAGGTCGGTTTCCACGGCCACCACGGCCTTGATCCGGCCGGCGGCCACGTCTTCGGCCAGCTCGTCCAGGCCCGGGGCGTCGGCCGGGGCCAGCAAGGCCGCGCCGGCCGTGCCGGCCGCCGTCAGCACCGGCAGCAGCCCGAAACGGTCGTCGCCCGGCAAGTGGGCGGCCAGGGCCGGGGCGTACACGATGGCCGGGCGCTTGGCCCCGGCCATGGCCTTGGCCAGGGCTTCCAGACGCGGCCACAGCTCGGGAGCCAGAGGGAATTTTTGCTGGATAAGCCCCGAGGCGTCCGCGTCGGCTCCGGCCACGGCCAGGACCGCCGCCAACTGGCGCGGGGCCAGGGGCAGGTGGACATGGTCCAGGGGCAGGGCCAGGGGCCGGGGATCGGCCAGGAAGACCGCGGCTCCGGCCCGGGCGGCCTGGCGCAGGGCGAGCGTCAGCATGGGCGCGTCGGCAAGGGGCGAAACGCCCACCACCAGCACGGCGTCGGCCTTGGTGAGATCGGCCAGGGATCGGGCCCGGGGCGGGGTCAGGGCATACAGCGCCTGCCGGGCTTGTTCCTGCGCCTTGGCGGCGGCGAAAAAGGCCGGCGGGCGCCAGCCGGCCGCCCGGGCCAGGGCGGTGAGCGCGGCCTGGGTCTCCATGGCGGAACGCTGGCCGCCGACGACGGCCACGGCAGCCGGGCCGTGGCGTTTGGCCGCCGCAGCCAGCAGTCCGGCGGCGGCCCGCAGGGCCTCATCCACCGAGGCCGGCCGGCCGGCGGCCAGGGGCGCGCGGGGCCGGTCCTGGGCGGACTGGTAGCCAAAGCCGTAACGCCCCCGGTCGCAGATAAACGCGCCGTTTATGGCGGCGTTGTCCCGGGCCTCGATACGGGCCACCCGGCGGTAGCGCGACAGTACCGTGACGTTGCAGCCGAGCGAACAATGCAGGCACACTGACGGAGCACGCTGGCAGTCCCAACGCCGGGCCACGAACCGGCCGGGCTTGTCGGTCAGCGTGCCGGTGGGGCACAGGTCGGCCAGATTGCCGGCAAAGGGATTATCCAGGGGACCATCCTCGAACCGGCCGAAATAGACGCGGTTGGCGTTTTGCATGGGGCCGAAATCGCGGTAGCCGCAATACTCCTGATAGAACCGGGCGCAGCGGTAGCAGTGGATGCAGCGGTTCATCTCGTGCTGGATAAACGGCCCCAGGTTCTGGTCCTGGTAGGTGCGCTTGCGGCCCGGGAAGCGGCGCAGGCTATGGCCGCCGGAAATGGTCTCGTCCTGGAGCAGGCAGTGGCCGCCCTCGTCGCAGACCGGGCAGTCGTGGGGGTGGTTGGCCATGAGCAGTTCGATGATCTGGCGGCGAAAGGCCACGGCCTTGGGGTGGCCGGTCTCCACCACCATGCCGTCGGCGGCCGGGGTCATGCAGCTCATCTCCAGGCCCTTGACCGGCCCCTCGACGAACATCACGGCGCACAGCCGGCAGGCTCCGGCCGCGCCCAGGGATTTGTGCCAGCAAAAGCGCGGGATCATGATGCCCGCCCGCTCGGCGGCCTCGATGACCGAAACGCCCTTGTCCACGGTAACGGGGCGACCGTCGATGATCAGATCGGGCATTGGTCCTCCGGACAGGGGGTGGGGCCGAACTGGGGCGGCCGGGTGCCGCAGGCCTTGCCGCGCACGTGCGGCGGCGGGTTGCCGAAGGGACAGCGCTTCTCGGTGATGTGCGCCTGGACCTCGTCCATGAAATGGGTGAGCAGGCCCCGCAGCGGCTCGGCCGCGCCCGGGGCGAAGGCGCAGTAGGCGAGATCGAGCACCGGCAGCATCTCCTGCAGCATCCCGACGTGTTCCTCGGTCCCCTCGCCGCCTTCG is from Solidesulfovibrio magneticus RS-1 and encodes:
- the nuoH gene encoding NADH-quinone oxidoreductase subunit NuoH: MTAELLIGVGVMLVKMAVALAVALGLAAYMILLERKLLGRFQVRYGPNRVGYFGLLQPLADGLKMLLKEDIIPDGVDRRIFLVAPAVVAGMALLAFMLVPFGETLTILGHAVPQVIVRTNVGLLLVLALSSLAVYGLALGAWTSDNKYSLLGGIRGAAQMISYELALGLSLVPVVMRARSLDLSDIVAAQSGLPFAVTEPFAFILFIIAALAETKRIPFDLPEAENELQAGFHTEYSGMRFALFFVGEYVNMVLLGALIAVFFLGGWHGPILPPIVWLGIKVLAVPVFLIWTRASLPRLRYDQLMALGWKVLVPLALVNVLLTGAILVAAA
- the nuoG gene encoding NADH-quinone oxidoreductase subunit NuoG; this encodes MPDLIIDGRPVTVDKGVSVIEAAERAGIMIPRFCWHKSLGAAGACRLCAVMFVEGPVKGLEMSCMTPAADGMVVETGHPKAVAFRRQIIELLMANHPHDCPVCDEGGHCLLQDETISGGHSLRRFPGRKRTYQDQNLGPFIQHEMNRCIHCYRCARFYQEYCGYRDFGPMQNANRVYFGRFEDGPLDNPFAGNLADLCPTGTLTDKPGRFVARRWDCQRAPSVCLHCSLGCNVTVLSRYRRVARIEARDNAAINGAFICDRGRYGFGYQSAQDRPRAPLAAGRPASVDEALRAAAGLLAAAAKRHGPAAVAVVGGQRSAMETQAALTALARAAGWRPPAFFAAAKAQEQARQALYALTPPRARSLADLTKADAVLVVGVSPLADAPMLTLALRQAARAGAAVFLADPRPLALPLDHVHLPLAPRQLAAVLAVAGADADASGLIQQKFPLAPELWPRLEALAKAMAGAKRPAIVYAPALAAHLPGDDRFGLLPVLTAAGTAGAALLAPADAPGLDELAEDVAAGRIKAVVAVETDLFTAAPALAARLPALEALIVLDHLPTPTVAAAQVFLPTAALFETGGTLAASDGRLQRAEPVQAPSLSVLADGAGDHPPRDYARPLPGTDPAPAAFWCDRLGRALNLELPRHPLAEALAAHPVLAGLDPATLPDEGQRPAYPGREPAAPESPPAQPAEGLAVVLETPFFGGDELSRYAPLTADKTGPAVVLLHPDDAAGLNLADGATVALDCGDAPATAAVRLHRGVALGVVVVPRLPQFAALPPTIGPDDLGRRKTS